One genomic segment of Mycolicibacterium gilvum includes these proteins:
- a CDS encoding tryptophanase codes for MDSDAGMAWLLADAAGPCLTGDQRAMVFVELGCGENHLAIETILNAVVENGFPLSTAVLAALTEWLDLYVGSPEERLLRDLVLQVRAQRPDFESGQHCD; via the coding sequence ATGGACTCAGACGCGGGCATGGCGTGGCTGCTGGCTGACGCGGCAGGGCCATGCCTAACCGGTGACCAGCGCGCGATGGTGTTTGTCGAATTGGGTTGCGGGGAAAATCATCTGGCGATCGAGACGATTCTTAATGCCGTCGTAGAAAACGGCTTCCCGTTGTCGACTGCCGTGCTGGCGGCTCTCACGGAATGGCTGGATTTATACGTCGGCAGCCCCGAGGAGCGGCTGCTGCGGGACCTGGTCCTCCAGGTCCGTGCGCAACGACCCGACTTCGAATCGGGACAGCATTGCGATTAA
- a CDS encoding TIGR00730 family Rossman fold protein, whose amino-acid sequence MAGSDPDRVVRIRDEVAHGFAALADVTRAVSFFGSARTPPDHPYYQLARTLAARLGALGFDIITGGGAGIMEAANRGAREAGVRSIGLVIELPYEQRMNSFVDLSLEFKYFFVRKLMLVRYASAFVVFPGGFGTLDELFEALTLIQTQKIRHFPVVLAGSQHWGGLEQWIRTQLLELGMISPDDVQLLVVADDPYEIGEVIEGGLRRQLQTYRPTTP is encoded by the coding sequence TTGGCGGGCAGCGATCCTGACCGTGTGGTGAGGATCCGCGATGAGGTGGCGCACGGGTTTGCGGCGCTAGCCGACGTGACCCGTGCGGTGTCGTTCTTCGGTTCCGCGCGCACCCCGCCGGATCATCCGTACTACCAGCTGGCGCGCACGCTGGCCGCACGGCTGGGGGCCTTGGGGTTCGACATCATCACCGGCGGTGGGGCCGGGATCATGGAGGCCGCCAACCGGGGCGCCCGCGAGGCGGGGGTGCGCTCGATCGGCCTGGTTATCGAGCTGCCCTACGAGCAGCGCATGAATTCATTTGTGGATCTCTCGCTGGAGTTTAAGTATTTTTTCGTCCGTAAGCTGATGTTGGTCCGCTACGCGTCGGCGTTTGTGGTGTTTCCGGGCGGCTTTGGCACGCTTGATGAGCTGTTCGAGGCGCTCACGCTCATCCAGACCCAGAAGATACGACACTTCCCGGTCGTGCTTGCGGGCTCGCAGCACTGGGGCGGACTAGAGCAGTGGATCCGGACCCAGCTGCTTGAGCTGGGAATGATTTCGCCAGACGACGTCCAGCTGCTCGTGGTCGCTGACGATCCCTACGAGATTGGCGAGGTCATCGAGGGTGGGCTCCGTCGCCAGCTACAGACCTATCGCCCAACCACGCCGTGA
- a CDS encoding condensation domain-containing protein, whose amino-acid sequence MLCETFQEQFNGLAPHVDDDLFSLGLDSIVAISVTLKARRRGLTLSPRMLFTAPTIRQLAASIDAAGPDNPVRSAEYGEVMPLPMVCWLYEHGNYRRFTHTILLQLPAEIDRSSIESMLQLLLDGHDMLRSTLVDTPSGPRLITREPGAVAAADLLTRVELRRPIDAEFHAAITRSARTIIDEIDPRTGAVVRAVWFSGSEEGQVLLLTAHHLAVDVVSWHIMLGEVAEAWRSVSSGEAPKMLPEFTSYRQWSELMWQRATTPEVAAQHEYWVTQVREPDPPLGVRHPDPTRDIWSSLRVTPVVTPVHVTERLLATLTREEGMREFLLAAMTMTIASWRKERGHDPAFGTLIDLEGHGRADAIMGTDTTNTVGWFTSVFPIRLGVGEAAVDVERAEEDPGAARALLDSVATHLAAIPNEGLDYGLLRYIERTPELRAAAEPQIQFNYMGRMDLGGVTGQPWSLLTGPQVDALPIDPEPDLPLHFALIIGALVGASSEGPQLVTNWCWNEALFAPADIDRLTDLWRRSINVLAGE is encoded by the coding sequence TTGCTGTGTGAAACGTTTCAAGAGCAGTTCAACGGCCTTGCCCCGCACGTCGACGACGACCTCTTCTCGCTCGGACTAGACAGTATCGTGGCAATCTCGGTAACTCTCAAGGCTCGTCGGCGTGGCCTCACATTGAGTCCACGGATGCTGTTCACCGCCCCGACCATCCGTCAACTCGCGGCGTCGATCGATGCGGCCGGCCCAGACAACCCCGTCCGGAGTGCTGAATACGGTGAGGTGATGCCACTGCCTATGGTGTGCTGGCTGTACGAGCACGGAAACTACCGCCGCTTCACCCATACTATTTTGCTTCAATTGCCCGCCGAAATCGACCGCTCGTCGATCGAGTCGATGCTTCAACTGTTGCTCGACGGCCACGACATGCTCCGATCCACCCTGGTCGATACTCCCAGTGGACCGCGCTTAATTACTCGCGAACCCGGTGCGGTCGCCGCCGCCGACTTGCTTACCCGCGTGGAGCTGAGGAGACCGATCGATGCCGAATTCCATGCGGCGATCACGCGTTCCGCACGCACGATCATTGACGAGATTGATCCCCGGACAGGTGCGGTGGTGCGAGCGGTCTGGTTCTCCGGCAGCGAAGAGGGCCAGGTGCTGCTGCTCACTGCGCACCATTTAGCGGTGGATGTGGTCTCCTGGCACATCATGCTGGGTGAGGTCGCCGAAGCCTGGCGCTCGGTGAGTTCGGGAGAGGCGCCGAAGATGTTGCCAGAATTCACCTCTTACCGCCAGTGGTCGGAGCTGATGTGGCAACGAGCCACGACGCCCGAGGTAGCGGCCCAGCACGAATACTGGGTCACGCAGGTACGCGAACCCGATCCCCCGTTGGGTGTGCGGCACCCCGACCCAACCCGTGATATCTGGTCCAGCCTGCGAGTCACTCCGGTGGTCACCCCCGTTCATGTCACCGAGCGCCTGCTGGCCACACTCACCAGAGAAGAGGGGATGCGCGAATTCCTGCTGGCCGCAATGACGATGACGATTGCGAGTTGGCGGAAGGAGCGCGGCCACGATCCAGCTTTCGGCACGCTCATCGACCTGGAAGGGCATGGCCGCGCTGATGCCATTATGGGCACCGACACCACAAACACGGTCGGTTGGTTCACCAGTGTATTTCCGATACGTCTCGGCGTAGGTGAGGCAGCCGTCGATGTCGAGCGGGCCGAAGAAGATCCGGGTGCAGCTCGGGCTCTACTCGACTCAGTGGCTACCCACCTTGCCGCGATCCCGAATGAAGGTCTGGATTATGGCCTGCTTCGTTATATCGAACGCACGCCCGAGTTGCGGGCGGCCGCCGAACCCCAGATCCAGTTCAACTATATGGGCCGGATGGACCTCGGCGGTGTCACTGGCCAACCGTGGTCACTGCTCACCGGACCCCAGGTCGACGCGCTCCCGATCGATCCTGAGCCGGATCTGCCATTGCATTTCGCTCTCATCATCGGTGCGCTTGTAGGCGCCTCATCCGAAGGCCCCCAACTGGTCACCAACTGGTGCTGGAATGAAGCCCTCTTCGCGCCTGCCGACATCGACCGACTGACGGACCTCTGGCGACGCAGCATCAACGTACTGGCTGGCGAATAG
- a CDS encoding four-helix bundle copper-binding protein: MAVTANQACLDACAKCQAACEACAYNCCVNDAKMADCARLCLDCAAICAVCVTLVSRGSRWAAQLCQLCAEICDACAAECDKYDNDHCRACAESCRRCAQECRAMA; this comes from the coding sequence ATGGCGGTAACGGCCAACCAGGCCTGTCTGGATGCGTGCGCGAAATGTCAGGCGGCGTGCGAAGCGTGCGCCTACAACTGTTGCGTCAACGACGCGAAGATGGCCGACTGCGCCCGGTTATGCCTAGACTGCGCAGCGATTTGCGCGGTGTGTGTGACGCTGGTGTCTCGCGGGTCGCGTTGGGCGGCCCAGTTGTGCCAGCTGTGCGCAGAGATTTGTGATGCGTGCGCGGCCGAGTGCGACAAGTACGACAACGATCACTGCCGCGCCTGCGCAGAGTCGTGTCGCCGCTGCGCTCAAGAGTGCCGGGCGATGGCCTGA
- a CDS encoding IS110 family transposase → MIQDSPDGGKRFWCGIDWGGRSHHLCVLDDDGQQLLSRKIAHTVDGLMALVEVIASLAGSVLIAIERAEGLLVEHLQQQCEAEIYCVSPKISARARERYRMAAAKSDEFDAYVLADTLRHQHAQWRPLATPSPVLAELTAISRDRQRILDMQVDTENRLRSILEAYHPAPLHLFSSLDRDITLAFIQTYPTPAQAGRITATRMGGFTGRHGYSGRQKPEALIERMQPHLLSASEGTVAGKAVAAKAFTEQLALLNTHLRGHDKRLRELLDAHPDTHIFTSFPGIGPVTAAVLISEMGEERTRFPSPSSLLADTGLAPVTKASGRTRQVRFRYAANRRMRHAIDWWMFVATREDPWSAEIYQQARAAGHAHHRALRGLGARWVRILWRCWQDHTAYDPAVHHRPTAA, encoded by the coding sequence GTGATTCAGGATAGTCCGGACGGTGGGAAACGTTTCTGGTGCGGCATCGATTGGGGCGGACGCTCCCATCACCTCTGCGTCCTCGACGACGACGGCCAACAGCTCCTCAGCCGCAAAATCGCGCACACCGTCGACGGTCTGATGGCCCTGGTCGAGGTGATCGCTTCGTTGGCCGGCTCAGTGCTCATCGCTATCGAACGCGCCGAGGGCTTGCTTGTCGAACATCTCCAACAGCAATGCGAAGCTGAAATCTATTGCGTATCACCGAAGATCTCGGCTCGGGCCCGTGAACGGTATCGGATGGCGGCAGCAAAATCCGACGAGTTCGACGCCTACGTGCTGGCCGACACGTTGCGTCACCAGCATGCCCAGTGGCGGCCGTTAGCCACCCCGTCGCCGGTCCTTGCCGAGCTGACCGCGATCAGTCGCGACCGTCAACGCATCCTCGACATGCAGGTCGACACCGAAAACCGGCTGCGTTCGATCTTGGAGGCCTACCATCCCGCGCCATTGCACCTGTTCTCCTCACTGGACCGTGACATCACCCTGGCCTTCATCCAGACCTATCCCACGCCCGCGCAAGCGGGCAGGATCACCGCGACGCGGATGGGTGGATTCACCGGCCGTCACGGCTATAGCGGCCGCCAGAAGCCCGAAGCGCTCATCGAGCGCATGCAGCCGCACCTTTTGTCCGCTAGCGAAGGCACTGTGGCCGGTAAAGCGGTGGCGGCGAAAGCATTCACCGAACAACTCGCCTTGCTCAACACCCACTTACGAGGCCACGACAAGCGTCTACGTGAACTACTCGACGCTCACCCCGACACCCACATCTTCACCAGCTTCCCCGGTATCGGACCCGTCACCGCCGCAGTGCTGATCTCGGAGATGGGTGAAGAGCGCACCCGGTTTCCCTCGCCGTCGTCGCTGCTGGCCGACACCGGTTTGGCGCCAGTTACCAAGGCCTCCGGGCGCACACGGCAGGTTCGGTTCCGTTACGCCGCTAACCGCCGCATGCGGCACGCCATTGACTGGTGGATGTTCGTCGCCACCCGTGAAGATCCGTGGTCGGCCGAGATTTACCAGCAGGCCCGTGCTGCCGGCCATGCCCACCATCGAGCGTTACGCGGTCTCGGTGCTCGTTGGGTGCGGATCCTGTGGCGCTGCTGGCAAGACCACACCGCTTACGACCCGGCAGTTCATCACCGCCCGACCGCGGCCTAA
- a CDS encoding PIN domain-containing protein, translating to MIYLDPTALMKLIDEAPESAALTAYLSAHTDTRWITCALSRVELLRAVAALPPEATGHAHHVLAGLDTVAVTERLLDAAVALAPSPARTVDALHIASALSAGPRLRTLVTYDPELAGAAAGHHITTVSPGGGSP from the coding sequence GTGATCTACCTCGACCCCACCGCCCTCATGAAACTCATTGACGAAGCGCCCGAATCCGCCGCCCTGACCGCATACCTCAGCGCGCACACCGACACCCGGTGGATCACCTGCGCGCTGTCACGAGTCGAGCTGCTCCGCGCAGTGGCCGCCCTACCGCCAGAAGCCACCGGTCACGCGCACCACGTCCTGGCCGGGCTCGACACCGTGGCCGTCACCGAGCGCCTCCTCGACGCCGCCGTGGCGCTGGCCCCCAGCCCCGCACGCACCGTCGACGCACTGCACATCGCCTCGGCCCTGAGCGCCGGACCACGACTGCGCACCCTCGTCACCTACGACCCCGAACTCGCCGGCGCCGCCGCCGGCCACCACATCACCACCGTCAGCCCCGGAGGAGGATCACCGTGA
- a CDS encoding type II toxin-antitoxin system Phd/YefM family antitoxin: protein MKSYGVRELRQNAAMVLREVAAGETVEITNNGHPVAQMIPAAYDPWTALIASKEVTAARHSVTDILKRPPRSYRQTASTAAPRDDR from the coding sequence ATGAAGAGCTACGGTGTCCGTGAACTGCGTCAGAATGCAGCCATGGTTCTACGCGAGGTGGCCGCCGGAGAAACCGTCGAGATCACCAACAACGGGCACCCCGTCGCGCAGATGATCCCCGCCGCTTACGACCCCTGGACCGCGCTCATCGCCAGCAAGGAAGTCACTGCCGCCCGACACAGTGTCACCGACATCCTCAAACGCCCACCCCGCTCGTACCGCCAGACCGCCAGTACCGCCGCCCCACGGGACGACCGGTGA
- a CDS encoding L,D-transpeptidase — translation MSLIAVAVISVMVVAVVAVVIGRGDDHNGALPAASVLRAETPATVTVTPGPDAVNVDPLGAVMVSAANGTLSDVQMVNDQNTPIPGVMTPDHLVWKPGVPLGYGRSYTLTVASRGPTGTFASQMSRFTTLTPSNQAAVSLTTTSGAALRDGGTYGVGTVIVAHFDEPIIDRAAAQRRLTVTTAPAVDGSWYWVDDQNAHWRPEHYYAAGTKITVAANIYGAPLGGGLYGQEDQQTSFTIGDAHVSIADDNTKQVNVYNNGVLVRTMPTSMGMGGTQTVAGQTLTFWTPPGVYTVMDKSNPVVMDSSTYGLPVNSHLGYRETINYATRISPDGIYLHQLDSTVWAQGNTNTSHGCLNLNGDNAKWFFGFSQPGDIVEVRNTGGPPLSLQNNGDWSVPWAQWQAESAPA, via the coding sequence ATGAGTCTTATCGCGGTCGCTGTGATCAGTGTGATGGTGGTGGCCGTGGTGGCCGTGGTGATCGGGCGAGGCGATGACCACAATGGTGCGCTGCCCGCAGCGTCGGTCCTGCGCGCGGAAACGCCTGCGACCGTCACTGTCACTCCGGGCCCCGACGCGGTGAACGTTGACCCGCTGGGCGCGGTCATGGTGAGCGCGGCCAACGGCACCCTGTCCGATGTGCAGATGGTCAACGACCAAAACACGCCGATCCCGGGTGTTATGACCCCTGACCACCTGGTGTGGAAGCCCGGCGTGCCGCTGGGGTATGGCCGCAGCTACACCCTGACCGTGGCCAGTCGCGGGCCGACGGGAACTTTCGCGTCGCAGATGTCGAGGTTCACCACGCTTACACCCAGCAATCAGGCTGCGGTGTCGCTGACCACGACGTCGGGTGCGGCGCTGCGCGACGGCGGCACCTACGGGGTGGGCACGGTCATTGTTGCCCACTTCGATGAACCCATCATCGATCGCGCGGCCGCGCAGCGCCGACTGACCGTGACGACCGCTCCGGCCGTGGACGGCTCCTGGTATTGGGTTGATGACCAGAACGCCCATTGGCGCCCGGAGCACTACTACGCGGCGGGCACGAAAATCACCGTGGCGGCCAACATCTACGGCGCGCCGCTGGGTGGCGGACTGTACGGCCAAGAGGACCAGCAGACCTCGTTCACCATCGGTGACGCGCATGTGTCGATCGCCGACGACAACACGAAACAGGTCAACGTTTACAACAACGGCGTTCTGGTGCGCACCATGCCCACCTCGATGGGCATGGGCGGCACGCAAACCGTCGCCGGGCAGACCCTCACGTTTTGGACCCCACCCGGGGTGTACACGGTGATGGATAAGTCCAATCCGGTCGTGATGGATTCGTCCACCTATGGCTTGCCCGTCAATTCCCACCTCGGCTACCGCGAGACCATCAACTACGCCACCCGCATCAGCCCCGACGGCATCTATCTTCACCAACTCGACAGCACCGTGTGGGCTCAAGGCAACACCAACACTTCCCATGGCTGTCTAAACCTCAACGGCGACAACGCCAAATGGTTCTTCGGGTTTTCCCAACCAGGCGACATCGTCGAGGTCCGCAACACCGGGGGCCCGCCCCTGTCGTTGCAGAACAACGGTGACTGGAGTGTGCCCTGGGCGCAATGGCAGGCCGAAAGCGCCCCCGCCTGA
- a CDS encoding cutinase family protein — protein sequence MIRTRRLTALALAPAVSVALLLNTAPTALAANCPAVEAIAVPGTTQTNPKADPDKPVGVLGNILEPLRKNAPVRMVTYYTPYPATIVGGTDGGGYRASKNAGIDATNARLKAVANACPNTVFILTGYSQGADVAGDVAAAIGHNRGVIPANKLLGVALVADPSQAPVGQPTIGLRDPGMGFAGVRSGGFGSLLQRNGLLSVCAPRDYYCNLPQGDLVMRMIGHLGSQLDAADPSGSAQKLATIFMGGLIAPAAAAINQILQLVNDPNLIPNLISRGVAFAKALAQQLFYLAGPQVAGAATNLVNAVTNVINLVTSRAWAAIPAAITTIATTASSVGAALAQMKDRTTTINVSGFGPVGAGISQGGGVNIGDLATAVLNAISVATGGVGSQSTGMFGPTFSQFSAANVAQAVKHYAEFIKGGFHENYATTPLDKAGHTGTQIVQRYFVNQINKLV from the coding sequence ATGATCCGCACCCGCCGCCTCACCGCACTGGCGCTCGCACCCGCCGTCAGCGTCGCCCTGCTGCTGAACACCGCACCTACGGCACTGGCCGCCAACTGCCCCGCCGTGGAAGCCATCGCCGTCCCTGGCACCACGCAGACCAACCCGAAGGCCGACCCGGACAAGCCCGTGGGCGTCCTCGGCAACATCCTGGAGCCGCTCCGTAAGAACGCCCCCGTACGAATGGTCACCTACTACACGCCCTACCCCGCGACCATCGTCGGCGGCACCGACGGCGGCGGATACCGCGCCTCCAAGAACGCCGGCATCGACGCCACCAATGCTCGGCTGAAAGCCGTCGCGAACGCCTGCCCGAACACCGTGTTCATCCTCACCGGCTACAGCCAAGGCGCCGACGTCGCCGGTGACGTCGCCGCCGCCATCGGGCACAACCGCGGCGTCATCCCCGCCAACAAACTGCTCGGCGTAGCCCTGGTCGCCGACCCGTCCCAGGCCCCAGTCGGACAACCCACCATCGGCCTGCGCGATCCAGGCATGGGCTTCGCCGGCGTCCGCTCGGGAGGGTTTGGGTCACTGCTGCAGCGCAACGGGCTGCTCTCTGTCTGCGCCCCCCGGGACTACTACTGCAACCTGCCCCAGGGTGACCTCGTGATGCGCATGATCGGTCACCTCGGCTCTCAGCTCGACGCCGCCGACCCCTCCGGCTCCGCCCAGAAGCTCGCCACCATCTTCATGGGAGGCCTCATCGCGCCCGCCGCCGCCGCCATCAACCAGATCCTGCAGCTGGTCAACGATCCCAACCTGATCCCCAACCTGATCAGCCGCGGCGTCGCCTTCGCCAAGGCCCTCGCCCAGCAGCTGTTCTACCTGGCCGGCCCCCAAGTCGCCGGCGCTGCCACCAACCTCGTCAACGCCGTCACCAACGTCATCAACCTGGTGACCTCCCGTGCGTGGGCGGCCATCCCCGCCGCCATCACCACCATCGCCACCACCGCCAGTAGCGTCGGCGCCGCACTCGCCCAGATGAAGGACCGCACCACCACCATCAACGTCAGCGGCTTCGGCCCCGTCGGAGCGGGCATCTCCCAGGGGGGCGGCGTCAACATCGGCGATCTCGCCACCGCCGTGCTCAACGCCATCAGCGTCGCCACCGGCGGCGTCGGCAGCCAGTCCACCGGAATGTTCGGACCCACCTTCTCCCAGTTCTCCGCTGCCAACGTCGCTCAGGCCGTCAAGCACTACGCCGAGTTCATCAAGGGTGGGTTTCACGAGAACTACGCCACCACGCCACTGGACAAGGCCGGCCACACCGGCACTCAGATCGTGCAGCGCTACTTCGTCAACCAGATCAACAAGCTCGTCTGA